A region of Lepeophtheirus salmonis chromosome 13, UVic_Lsal_1.4, whole genome shotgun sequence DNA encodes the following proteins:
- the LOC139906913 gene encoding uncharacterized protein has protein sequence MLSLRQILVLTTCCVFGRSAHSQEYIYENHDCNFYDLDHHECHHDNLIPQFFWLKNDYGPNVPLCCGENRYSFYDSCENNEKTYGKSACGKADELPSLPVYEIICPDNCLLKNDILDFKISSNGSLLIPDIHKSLHVRDFCVTVTCVDENVGWETIAKGCFCLRNSELITANNAIMNPNLNRCCPEDTLTNEEGNQLNCITYSQKPETVKVNKCDEQFLVKKSEVCGYIVFWNFL, from the exons ATGTTGTCTCTGAGGCAAATCCTTGTTCTCACAACATGCTGTGTATTTGGAAGAAGTGCCCATTCCCAAGAGTACATATATGAGAATCATGACTGCAACTTTTACGATTTGGATCATCACGAATGTCATCATGATAATCTAAttccacaatttttttggcTGAAAAATGATTATGGACCAAATGTGCCCTTGTGCTGTGGAGAGAATAGATATTCCTTTTACGATAGCTGTGAA AATAATGAGAAAACATATGGTAAAAGTGCATGTGGAAAAGCGGACGAATTACCAAGTCTTCCTGTCTATGAAATCATTTGTCCCGATAATTGCTTATTGAAAAACGATATACTTGATTTCAAGATTAGTTCCAATGGGTCTCTTCTCATTCCAGATATACATAAGA GTTTACATGTACGTGATTTTTGTGTCACTGTTACTTGTGTAGATGAAAACGTAGGATGGGAAACTATTGCTAAAGGATGTTTCTGTTTACGGAATAGTGAACTTATTACAGCAAAT AATGCAATTATGAATCCTAATTTAAACCGATGTTGTCCTGAAGATACATTAACAAATGAAGAAGGAAATCAATTAAATTGCATTACGTATAGCCAAAAACCCGAGACTGTCAAAGTAAATAAATGCGACGagcaatttttagtaaaaaaatctgAAGTTTGTGGATATATCGTATTCTGGAATTTCCTTTAA